CTGCTCCCTCCCCTCCCCGACCGCACTCCCGGCCAGGACCTCGGCGCACAGGCAGCGCAAGCCAGTCCCCTCACCCGCGTCGGGCAGCACCATACCCGGCGCACCCAGGCCGCACAGGCCGGCACCGGCGTCCGACTGTTCTTCGGCAAGGCCGATGCTGTGGTAGTACGGATACCCGTCCCCCGAGCGCAGCCGGATACCAATGCCGCGGCACCCGGTGAGGTCCCGGAAAAACCGCCCCGTGCGCGACATCAGCTCGTCGAGGTTCACGGCCTCGTTGCAGATGCGCAACAGTTCGACGGTGGCGTTGCGCCGCATCTCCTCGCGTTTGCGCCCGGTGATGTTGTCGAACAAGGCTACGAAAAAGCCGTGCTCCACGCTGTACAGCGATACCGCCCACCACTGTTCGAGTGGTGCAAGGTAGATCTCCAGGTGTTCCGGGAGTCCCGGATCGGCCACCCGGCCGCAGGCGGCGATGAGCTCGGCATTGGTCTCGCGCACCCGGGGGAGCACCTGCGAAACCCGCCTGCCGACCAGTTCCTCGACCCCGGTCAGCTGCAGCAGGGCGCGGTTCACGTTCAGGAATACGAAATCGTCCACCGCTCCCGAGGGCTCCCGGACCAGGCGGCAGGAAGCAAACCCCTCCAGCATGTTCTGGAACAGCTGCTGGTAGTCCTGCTTGCTCTTTTGCAGCGCCCGCTCCGCCTGTTTTTGCACCGTGACGTCGCTCAGCATCACCAGCAGGCAGGGAATCCCCTCCAGCACCACCACGTCGGCCGCGTAGAGGACATCGATCACCTCACCCGAGTTGCGCTTCAGTTGCAGCTCCTGGCTGAAGCCGTTCCCCGCCCGGATGGCCGCGACGATCTTGCCGCGGGTCTCATCGTCGAGGTAGATGCCTAGTTCCTGTGCGGTGCGGCCCAGCACCTCCTCCCGCTGAAAACCGAGCAGGCGCAGCCAGGCCGGGTTCACGTCCATGAGTCGCCCGTCGTCGACGGCAGCAATTCCGATCGCCACCGGCGCGTGGTCGAAGATGGTTCGGAAGCGGTTTTCGCTGTCCCTGAGGGCCGCCTCGGTCTGCTTGAGCTGGGTGATGTCCACCAGGGTCGAAAGGATGACCCGCTCCCCCCCCACCGTCAGCAGTTGCGACGACAGCTGGGCGACGAACCGCTCCCCGTTCTTGCGCAAGAATTCCTGTTCCCACCCACGCAGCGTCCCAGTCTCCCGCAACTGCCCCAGGAAGCGCTCTACGTCGTCCCGATTGGGCCAGATGTGACGCCCCGACCTGCCGATCGCCTCTTCCCTGCTGTACCCGGTCAGGGCCTCCCAGGTCTCGTTCACATCCAGGAAGATGCCGTCCTCGAACCGGCTCAGGGCGATGGCTGCCGGATTGCCGGCAAAGGCGCGCGAGAACTTCTCCTCCGACTTCAGCAGGGCCTCTTCGGCCTGGCGCCGCGCGGAAACATCCTGGAGCACCGCCAGCACCGAGCTTGCTCCGCCGCCGCTGGGCAGGAGGTTGAGCGTGGTCTGGCAGTAGATCGACGCGCCGTCCCGTCTCAGCAGGCCGAGTTCCGTCTGCACCGCCTCACGTCGGCTCCCGCCCAGGCTGCCGAGGCTCTCCCGACAGGTCTGCCGGTCCTCAGGATGGGTCACGGCGAACAGGTCCATGTCCAGCAGTTCCGTTTCTTGGTAGCCGGTCATGCGGCAGAAGGCGGGGTTGACCTTGAGAAACCTGCCGCTGACGGGCTCGAGCCTTGCCTCGCCGACGCTCGACTCCATGAACATGATGCGGAACTGTTCTTCCGTTTCCTGTAGACGCTCCTCGGCCATGCGCCGCTCCATCTCCAGGAGCTCGATGCGCGCCTCAGCCAGCTTCGCCTCGGAGCTGCTTGCCTCGGCGCGTGCGTCCGTCTCGCCGTCGAGGGCCGTCTGCAGCCGCTCGTGCAAATAGCCGAACAGGATGCCCATAACGACGAAAACGAGAACCGAGGCGAGGTGGCTCGGCTGGTACAGCAGCAGCGAGAACGGCGGCGGGATGAAGACATAGATGATGAGCAGTGCGGAGATGACGGTGGCGGCGACGGCAGCCCGTTTGCCTCCCAGGCGGGAGCTGAGATAGACGGCGGGGTAGAAGAGCAGGTAGGCGAATGGTTGCAAGTAATTCCAGAGCAGCAACTGGAGCGCGCAGGCCAGGAACGGGAGCAGAAGTGCCAGTAGAACCTTCTTCTTTGTAGGCACTTCGTCCAAGCGTTCCTCCTTCAGTGCACACTCAGGAGCTGATCATGCACCCCGAGGTTACTGACAATGAGTAGATTTTGAACTCTATCAGGAAGAACGAGATAGGAGTTTCCGCAGGCGTGGCAGCAGTTAGGAGTACCAGCGGCAGAGACTAGTCTACCTTGCCGAATCTCATTTGCAACTCACACCTAAGTGTCAGCGGATCCAGAACCTGCCATCTTCCTGCCTGATAAAACCCTCCCGCTCGAGCTGTGCCAGGTTGCGCGCCAGCAGCGCTCCTTCCAGGGTGAGCTTTTCCTCCAACCGCCCCAGGGGCACCCCCGGCTCGGCCAGGATCGCCCTCAAGATCAGGCTGCGCTGCTCGCGGTTGGAGCCCCGAAACGGCGACTGGCGCACGTGGTGTGCGCTCTTGCGGCTCGGGTTGGCCCGGCCGCGCTTGAGGGACGCGCCGTAGTCCATCAGCGCGTAGTACCATTGGCGCGGGTCGTCCCGGTCCAGGGTGAGCTCGACCAGGGGAAGGATCTCGGCGTCGCGCACCGACTCGCTGTCCGGGAAAAAGTGGTGGATGAAGACGGACCGGATGTTGGTCTCGATGAAGGGAGTGGCGATGCCGAAGGCGAAGGCGGCGACGGCGCGGGCGGTGTAGGGGCCGATGCCCGGCAGCGACTCCAGCTGTGCCACCTCGCACGGAAGCGTTCCTGCGAAGCGCTCCAGCACTGCACGGGCGCACAGTTGCAGCGATACCGCCCGCCGGTTGTAGCCCAGCCCCTGCCAAAGCGACAGCACGCGGGAGAGTTCCGCCTCGGCCAGTTCCTGCCAGGTGGGGAATACCGCCAGGAACTCGAGGTACTTGTCGCGCACCCGGTCCACCTGGGTCTGCTGCAGCATGATCTCCGACACCAGGATGGCGTACGGGTCGTGGGTCTCCCGCCAGGGGAGGCGCCGCCCCTGGCTGCGGTAGTGGTCGAGGACCGTGTGCCGAAACAGGTTCAGGTCTGCTGTCGTAACAGTTTCATGCATCTGCCGCCTCCACAGCGCCGTCGGCGTCCTTCCGCTCGGCCCGTCCGCGATTGTAGCGGCTTTGCTCTCGGTAACCAATATAAATCGAGCCCCCCCTGTCCGGCGTAATTTCACGTGCTCGGCAGGATGGCTGCCCCACAAAGCGCTCCCGGTGCGCATTTCCCTTTGTGAAGGTTCACCTGGGAATTTCGCGGATTGTTGGGTGCCGCTCCCTAGCGCTACACGTGGCCAGGATTCCCCCCTTTGCCTGTGCTTTCACCCCATTTACCCTTTGACATCCCCCGGCCACTACCTTAACCTGTCGCCTCACCTCCACCGTAGCAAGGTCACGACATGCACAGCAGATTTTCACCTGCCCTCACCGGCGCCCTGGCCATGGTCATCTGCGGCTTTTTATGGAGCCTCGCCGGCCTGTTCATCAAGATCCTAAACTGGAACCCTTTTCTCATCGCCGGATTGAGGAGCCTGATCGCCTTCCTGTTCCTTTTTGCCCTGGTCGGCACGGTGCGTCTCAAGTGGTCCCGTCCGCTCCTTGGCGCCGCCCTCGCCAACGCGGCCACCATGCTTTTGTTCGTCGCTGCCAACAAGACCACCACCGCGGCCAACGCCATTTTGCTGCAGTACCTGGCACCCGTGTTCACCGCCATTTTCAGCGTCGTGTTCCTCAAGGAGCACCTGTACCGCGAGCAGGTGCTCGCCCTGGTCATGACCCTCGTCGGCATGGTGGTGCTGTTTTTGGACCGCCTTTCTCCGGGACAGCTCCTCGGCAACCTCATGGCCCTCACCTCGGCCTTCACCTTTGCGCTGATGTTCATCTTCACCCGGATGCAAAAGGACGGAGACCCGCTGCAGTCGTTCATGGCCTCCCACGCCGTGGCCGCCCTGGTCGCCTTGGGCGTTGCCGTCTTCCTCCCCCTCCCTGTCTTCACCGCCAAGGGGATCGGCAGCATCCTCATCCTCGGCGTGGTGCAGATCGGCCTGGCCGCGTTCTTCTTTTCCTACGGTATAAAACGGATCTCGGCCGTCACCGCCAACCTCCTGGCCGTCATCGAGCCGGTGTTCAACCCGGTCTGGGTCTTCCTGGTCCTCGGTGAAGCACCAACCGCCAACACCCTGGTCGGCGGCGCGCTCATCCTCGGCTCCGTCACCCTCGCCAGCTTGATCAGCGCCCGCAGGGTTCCCAAATATCCCTTAGCCTCCTCTTAAAATCCTATTGCAGCAAAAAAAGCAAAGGTATATATTGCCGCATGACTTGCGCGGGTTTACCTGCGTCGGTCACCACACCGCGAGGTGTACCTTTGTCAGAAACTGAGGAGGAGAGTAATGCCTGATTGCGAGCTTTTGTCCGGATGCATTTTCTTCAACGACAAGATGTCCAACATGCCGTCCACCAGCACCGTGTTCAAGATGATGTACTGCAATGACAATTTCGAGGGATGTGCGCGTTACATGGTGCGCAAGCAGCTGGGAAAGGATGCCGTCCCTGAGGACCTCTTCCCCAACCAGGCTGACCGGGCCAGGGAGGTCCTGGGCAGGGGTTGACATCGCACGGCGGGAGTTGTATAGAACCGTGTTGGCAAGGTAGCGCTTAAGCACAGATAAAAGGCCGCGGGAATCCGAGGCCTTTTTTAGTGCTGCAGGGAACCCGCAGTGGCCAGAGGTAGAGGGGAAATGGTTTCAGCAGAACACGATGCATTGAAAAGGGGAGCGGCCCGGCTATCGGTGGCCTCGAACGCGACGCTGGTGGTGGCCAAGCTGGCAGTGGGCATGATCACCGGATCGGTCTCGGTGCTGTCCGAGGCGGTCCACTCCGGCGTCGACCTCGTCGCCGCGGGGATCGCCTGGTACTCGGTGCGGGAGTCGGGCAAGCCCGCCGACGAGGACCACCACTACGGCCACGGCAAGATCGAGAACGTCGCCGGCACCATCGAGGCCGTCCTCATCTTCGGCGCCGCCTTCTACATCATCTGGGAGGCGGTCCAAAAGCTTCGCGCCGGGGTGGTGGAAATCGAGGGGCTGGGGCTGGGTGCGGCGGTTATGGCCGTCTCGGCGATCGCCAACTACCTCGTCTCCCGACACCTGTTGAACGTCGCCGCCGCCACCGACTCGGTGGCACTGGAAGCCGACGCCATGCACCTGCGCACCGACGTCTACACCTCGGCCGGCGTCTTGGGCGGACTGGTTGCCATCAAGCTCACCGGCATCCCGATGCTCGACCCGCTGGTCGCCATCGTGGTCGCGCTCATGATCATCAAGGCGGCCTGGGACCTGACCCAGAGCGCGTTCTTCCACATCCTCGACGTGAAACTGCCGGAAGAAGAGGAGGCGGTCATCCACGATGTGCTGGAGCACTACCGCGAGCACCTCATCGAGTACCACAAGCTGCGCACCCGCAAATCGGGACACCTGCGCTACATCGACATGCACCTCGTGGTCCCCCGGCAGATGACCGTGGAGGCGGCGCACACGCTGAGCCACGAGATCACCGCCCAGATCGAGCAGCGGCTACCCTACAGCCACATCCTGGTGCACCTCGAGCCCTGCCCCGGCGGCTGCGACCGCTGCACGCTTGAGTGTCCCAAGCTTCCGCCAGGTGACCGCTAGGCCGGCGGCAGATCGCCCTTTCAATCGGCCTGTTCGCCCTTCGGCAGGTCCTCCACGTCCCTCTTCCCCGGGATGGTGAAGTAAAAGGTGGCCCCCTCACCGACCTTGCCTTCGGCCCAGATCCTTCCCCCGTGCCGCTTGACGATCCGGTGCGAAGTCGCCAGTCCGATCCCCGCCCCGTCGAACTCGGCGGAGCCGTGCAGCCTTTCAAAGGCCCGGAAGAGCTTGTGCCGATAGGCCATGTCGAAGCCGGCCCCGTTGTCCTGGACGAAGATAACCTGCTCTCCCTCCTTCTCGCAGGTCCCGAATTCGATACGAGCCTGCTCTTTTTTGGCGGTGTACTTCCAGGCGTTGCCGATCAGGTTCTCAATCAACTGCCGCAACAGGGAGCGGTCACCCCAGGCCATGACCTGCTCCTGCACCACGGCCTCCACCTCGCGTTGCGGCTCGGTCTCGCGGAACATCCGCAGTGCCTGCCGCACCAGTTCGCTCAGGTCGACCGAGTCGAACACCATGGTTGCCCGGCTCATTCTCGACAGCTCCAGCAGCTGGTCGATCATCGATCCCATCCTGCTCGAGGCGCCCTGGATCCGGTGCAGGTAGGTCCTTGCTTCTGCGCACAGTTGTTCCCCGTAATCCTCTTCGATCATGGAGCTGTAGCTGTTTATGTGCCGCAACGGCGCACGCAGGTCGTGCGATACCGAATAGCTGAAGGCTTCCTGCTCCCGGATCGCCTCCTCCAGTTCTGCCGTCCTTTCCCTGACCCGCTGATCCAGTCCCGCGTTGAGGGCAGTGATCTTCTCTTCGTGCCGCTTGCGCTCGCTGATGTCACGCAGGTTCACGAAGGAGCCGCCTGAATCGTCCAGCAGCACCGAGCTTATCTCGGCGATGAAGGGAGTACCGTCCTTCCTCAGGCAGGTAAGCTCGCGTCTCACCTTGCCCAGTACCGCCCTCTCCCTGAGAAAGCCCATCAGGCGCCGCTCCTCGGGGTGGATGAGCGGCTTGCGGCCCCGGGCCCGGAATTCCGCCTCCGTCATGCCGAACATGTCGCAGGCAGCACCGTTGGCGGCCAGGATGGTGCCGTTCGGGCCGGCCACGAGGATCGCGTCCATGCTGTTTTCGAAGAGGTCGCGGTAGCGGCTTTCGCTGCGGCGCAGCGCTTCCTCGGTTTTCTTGCGCTCGCTCACCTCTTTAAGCAGCGCCGCGTTGCGCTCCTCAAGCTCCCTCGTCCGCTGTTCGACCAGCGCCTCCAGGTGGCGGCGATACTGCAGCAGTTCCCGCTCCACCATCTTTTGCTCGGAGATGTCGAACACGACGCCGATGTAGATCGGCCCGTCCTCGGTTAGAGGCCGTCCGCGTGACAAGAGCCAGCGCTCGCTCTCCTCCTGGTCCCAGACCCGCCACTCGACTTCGATTTCCCCCCTGGAACGCACCGCTTCCCGCACGGTCTGCTCGATCCGGTCGCGGTCTTCAGGATGAACCGCCCGGCGCCAGGAGTCGTACGACGGCTTGCAACTGCGCGGGGAAAGCCCGTACAGCTTCCAGAGCCCTTCGCTCCAGACGGTTTCGTTGGTGGCCGTGTTCCACTCCCACGCGCCGGCATGCGCCGCCTGGTAGGCATGCTTTAGCCGCGCCGCCCCGGCCCGCAGCGCTTCCTCGGTGCGCTTGCGCTCCGTAATGTTCTGCAGCGTGGTCAGGGCGTACTCGCCCTCGGCCATGGTGATTACATTCACGTTGGTGAGCACCGTGACCGGCTGTCCCGACCTGGCGTAGAGAGTCTGCTCCAGGTTGACGACACTTCTGCGCCTGGCCAGTGCAGCGAGCACCGGGCCCCACTCCTCCGCTTCCCTGCTGATGCAGACGTCCACGAAAGTCCTCCCCCTCAGTTCCTCCTTGGTGTAGCCGAAGAGTTTGAGGAAGGCGTGATTGGCATCGATGAATGTATGCTCCGGAAGCTTGGTGAGTACTGCGGGGAGAGAAGCCTTGGTGAAAAAGAGGCGAAAATTGTCGTTACTGGTTGAAGGAAAGGATTTTACTCTTCTGACACTTGTTCGGGATGCCGTTACAGGTATCATGACAGGAAAACTCCCATTTCGTGACAGTTCAACAGACGGCGTTTAATCAAAACTACCGTATAGCTTAACTAAGTCAATGAGTGTTCCTTCCCGCCTGTCCGTTGCTCCGCAGACCGGCAGCTGACGACAAGGCGGATGTCGACTGCCGCTGGGCTGCCCTGTTTCCCGGTTCGGCTTTACGCGCCGAGGCCTGTCTGGCGCGGCTTTTTGGTAGCCGCAGACCGGCAAAGAAAAAGGGGCGTCTCAGTTCGAAACGCCCCGGTAGCGGCTGCCGCATGGCAAGCCGTCTTCTCCATTTTGTTGATGAGATTTCGTTAAATCCCTCCGATACGAGCCGAAGATCGGGGGGGGGGGGGAAGTCTCAGGCGCCCACCCCGCAGGTGAAGATCCTCAAGTACTGCTGCACCAGGTCCTCGTCCCGCTCCGGCGAGTGGCTGATCAGGTTCTCGGTGGCAAGGCTGCTCAAAAAGAAGTAATTCACCATCCCCGCCAGCGCCAGCGCCGCGTTGGTCGGGTCCACATCCTCACGGAACCTCTTCTGCCGTTTCCCTTCTTCGATCGCCTGCGCCATGATCACGATCACCTCGTCGATGACCGGCATGACCAGCGTGCTGAAAAAAGCCGTCGGGTTGGTTAGCTCACTGGTGTAGAAGCGCAGCAGGTACGGGTTGTCCCGGTGCCTGCGGAAGGTCCAGCGCAGGTAGCTCTCCACCATCTCCACCGGGTCGCTCACCCGCTCCCTGATGGCGTGAATCTCCGCGAAACAGGCGAACTGCCGCTGCAGCACCGCGGAGTAAAGCCCTTCCTTCCCCCCGAAATGGTACGAGATCATCGAGATGCTCGCTCCTGCCGCCTGGGAAAGCTCACGGATGCTCACGCCGTGCAGCCCCCGCTCCGAGAAGAGCTGCGTCGCCACATCCAATAACTTCTTGTTGCACTCCGTTTTTTCCATTGCCTACCCCGGCCGATTGATTTGCGCGCGCCAACATTAGCAAAAAAGCCCGCCAAATACCAATTCTATATTGCAAATAAAACATCGTACTGTTATGTTGTATTCGCCCGAACGATCGTTCGATAACGCTTATTAATCTTCCCGTCGCGAGCACGGGATCACATCAGCAAAGGAGGATCCAGATTAATGTCTGAATTGCACAACAGGATCAGAAAGTCCAGCCTTCACTCCCGGATCACCACCGTCGACCAGGTAATACCGATGTTCAAAAACGGCATGAGCCTCGGCTGGTCCGGCTTCACCCCCGCCGGCTATCCCAAGGCGGTACCCATCGCCCTCGCCGACCACGTCGAGAAGAACCAGCTGCAGGGCAAACTGAGATTCAACCTCTTCATCGGCGCCTCCGTCGGCGTCGAGACCGAAGACCGCTGGGCCTCGCTGGACATGATCGACCGCCGCTGGCCCTACCAGACCGGCAAGAACATCCAGGCCGGCATCAACGAGGGGCGCATCCGCATGGGTGACAAGCACCTCTCCATGTTCGCGCAGGATCTGGGCTACGGCTTCTACACCAAGGACAACGGCGGCCGGCTCGACCTCGCCATCATCGAGTGCTCCGCCATCACCGAAAACGGCGACCTCGTCCTCACCGCCTCCTGCGGCGCCGTGCCCGAGATCGTTCAGATCGCCGACAAGATCATCATCGAGATCAACACCTCGATCCCCAACTTCGAAGGTCTGCATGACATCGTCGAGCCGATCACCCCGCCCAACCGCCTCCCGTACCTCATCTGCCGCGTCGACGACCGCGCCGGCTCCCCTTACGTCCGCGTCGATAACGACAAGATCGTCGCCATCGTCGAGTCGGACAAGGCGGACAACGGCCGCGCCTTCAGCGAGCAGGACGACACCTCGGAAGCGATCGCCGCGCACATCATCGACTTCTTCTCCGCCGAGGTGAAGGCCGGGCGCCTGCCGAAAAACCTCCTGCCGCTGCAGTCCGGGGTCGGCTCCATCGCCAATGCCGTCATCGGCGGCCTGGCCAACGGCCCCTTCACCGAGTTGAAGGTCTGGACCGAAGTGCTGCAGGACACCATGCTCGACTTCTTCGACTCCGGCAAGCTCGACTTCGCCTCCACCGTGTCGCTCTCCTTCTCCGTGGACGGCTTCAAGCGCTTCTACGGCAACTGGGACAAGTACTCGAACAAGGTGATGATGCGTCCGCTCTCCATCGCCAACCACCCCGAGCCGATCCGCCGCCTTGGCTGCATCGCCATGAACACCCCGGTCGAGTTCGACATCTACGCCCACGCCAACTCGACCCTGGTCGGCGGCACCAGGATGATCAACGGCATCGGCGGTTCCGGCGACTTCCTGAGAAACGCCTACCTCTCCATCATGCACACGCCGTCGGCGCGCCCGACCAAGACCGACCCAACCGGCATCACCTGCGTCGTGCCGCACGTGCCGCACGTCGACCACACCGAGCATGACCTCGACGTCCTGGTCACCGAGCAGGGTCTCGCCGACCTGCGCGGCCTCGATCCCAAGAGCCGCGCCAAGCTCATCATCCAGAAATGCGCGCACCCCGACTACAAGCCGCTCCTCGCCGACTACTTCGAGCGCGCCGCGCACGACTGCCTGGGCAGGAAGGCCGGCCACGAGCCGCAGCTTCTGGACCGCGTTTTCAAGATGCAGGTGAACCTGGCCAAGAAGGGAACCATGAAGATCGACAACTGGGACATCTAGACAGTCGTCATCACACCAAAGCAGGAAAACGGCAGGATGCCCGGGAGGCTCCTGCCGTTTTCTGTTTGAACATGCACAGCACAATGATCTATTGCTACCGATAGATCTTTTTTTCATTCTTAAAATACTGAATCGAATATTCATCTCATGGATTATTTTTTTTGACCGAAATGATGCAATGACTGCACAAGACAGTACTCTTGTTGTCATCGAGGAGGTGATCTATGAGAATAACAATGAGCGACTATGTCGGTAGTAGTTGCGAAGCAGTAAGCAACTCCCACCAGTTTGTCTACCTCTGGTTCCGGACCGGCGGCAATCCCTGCCTTCAGTGTGGCGTGAAAGCGGAAACCTGCGACTGGTATCACCAGTTGGCCCGCACCACGCCCCGGGTTGCCGAAGCCTGAACCTTTTAGGTTAAAAAATTTAAATATTGTTGTACCCTCTAGGGATGGAAAATCTCCGCATCCAGATATGCACCATCCTTGTCCTCGTCCTCGCGGCTGTACCGGCCGCGGCCTTTCCCATCCCCGAGCGCCTGATCTACGAGGCGACCTGGTCCGGCATCAAGGCCGGCTCGGCAATTCTCGAAGTCACCCCCCAGGGCGACGAACTCCGCCTTACCAATACTATCCGGTCGACTGGCGTCGTCTCCGCCTTCTTCAAGATCGATGACCGGATCGAATCCGTCATCACCCGCGCCGGCAAGCCGAAGTTCTTCCGGGAGAACAAACGGGAGGGGAGTTACCGGGCCGCGCGGGAAGCGACCTTCAACTTCACCACGCTCAGGGCCAACAGTGTCGACCTGTTGAAAAAGATCGAACAGACCGATCCCATTACCCCCGGCACCTACGACAGCCTCTCCAGCATCTACTTCATCCGCGCCAGCGATCTACCCCCGGGGCGCTCCCTCTCCTTCGAGATCTACGACACCAAGCACTTGTGGAACACGGAAGTCCGGGTGGTGCAGCGACAGGAAGTAAAAACGCCGCTCGGGAAATTCAAGACCGTGATGGTCACCTCCCGGCTCAGGCACAATGGCGAGGAGGCCAAGGTCGGCAATACCACCTTCTGGTTTACCGATGACAGCCGCAGGATCCCCGTGAAGATAACCAGCACCATGAAGGTAGGCCAGGTTACCCTCACCCTGGTCGGCGGTCTTTAGTCCGTCACCCACGGGGAAAGCAGTTGCGGTTCCCTCCTTCTTTAAGGTACGATGCTCCGAAACCGACATCAGAGTGCGTACCAACCCGATGACAGAAACCATTCCCCAC
This window of the Geomonas agri genome carries:
- a CDS encoding TetR/AcrR family transcriptional regulator; amino-acid sequence: MEKTECNKKLLDVATQLFSERGLHGVSIRELSQAAGASISMISYHFGGKEGLYSAVLQRQFACFAEIHAIRERVSDPVEMVESYLRWTFRRHRDNPYLLRFYTSELTNPTAFFSTLVMPVIDEVIVIMAQAIEEGKRQKRFREDVDPTNAALALAGMVNYFFLSSLATENLISHSPERDEDLVQQYLRIFTCGVGA
- a CDS encoding cation diffusion facilitator family transporter, with protein sequence MVSAEHDALKRGAARLSVASNATLVVAKLAVGMITGSVSVLSEAVHSGVDLVAAGIAWYSVRESGKPADEDHHYGHGKIENVAGTIEAVLIFGAAFYIIWEAVQKLRAGVVEIEGLGLGAAVMAVSAIANYLVSRHLLNVAAATDSVALEADAMHLRTDVYTSAGVLGGLVAIKLTGIPMLDPLVAIVVALMIIKAAWDLTQSAFFHILDVKLPEEEEAVIHDVLEHYREHLIEYHKLRTRKSGHLRYIDMHLVVPRQMTVEAAHTLSHEITAQIEQRLPYSHILVHLEPCPGGCDRCTLECPKLPPGDR
- a CDS encoding DMT family transporter, with the translated sequence MHSRFSPALTGALAMVICGFLWSLAGLFIKILNWNPFLIAGLRSLIAFLFLFALVGTVRLKWSRPLLGAALANAATMLLFVAANKTTTAANAILLQYLAPVFTAIFSVVFLKEHLYREQVLALVMTLVGMVVLFLDRLSPGQLLGNLMALTSAFTFALMFIFTRMQKDGDPLQSFMASHAVAALVALGVAVFLPLPVFTAKGIGSILILGVVQIGLAAFFFSYGIKRISAVTANLLAVIEPVFNPVWVFLVLGEAPTANTLVGGALILGSVTLASLISARRVPKYPLASS
- a CDS encoding PAS domain-containing sensor histidine kinase, with translation MIPVTASRTSVRRVKSFPSTSNDNFRLFFTKASLPAVLTKLPEHTFIDANHAFLKLFGYTKEELRGRTFVDVCISREAEEWGPVLAALARRRSVVNLEQTLYARSGQPVTVLTNVNVITMAEGEYALTTLQNITERKRTEEALRAGAARLKHAYQAAHAGAWEWNTATNETVWSEGLWKLYGLSPRSCKPSYDSWRRAVHPEDRDRIEQTVREAVRSRGEIEVEWRVWDQEESERWLLSRGRPLTEDGPIYIGVVFDISEQKMVERELLQYRRHLEALVEQRTRELEERNAALLKEVSERKKTEEALRRSESRYRDLFENSMDAILVAGPNGTILAANGAACDMFGMTEAEFRARGRKPLIHPEERRLMGFLRERAVLGKVRRELTCLRKDGTPFIAEISSVLLDDSGGSFVNLRDISERKRHEEKITALNAGLDQRVRERTAELEEAIREQEAFSYSVSHDLRAPLRHINSYSSMIEEDYGEQLCAEARTYLHRIQGASSRMGSMIDQLLELSRMSRATMVFDSVDLSELVRQALRMFRETEPQREVEAVVQEQVMAWGDRSLLRQLIENLIGNAWKYTAKKEQARIEFGTCEKEGEQVIFVQDNGAGFDMAYRHKLFRAFERLHGSAEFDGAGIGLATSHRIVKRHGGRIWAEGKVGEGATFYFTIPGKRDVEDLPKGEQAD
- a CDS encoding HhH-GPD family protein; the protein is MHETVTTADLNLFRHTVLDHYRSQGRRLPWRETHDPYAILVSEIMLQQTQVDRVRDKYLEFLAVFPTWQELAEAELSRVLSLWQGLGYNRRAVSLQLCARAVLERFAGTLPCEVAQLESLPGIGPYTARAVAAFAFGIATPFIETNIRSVFIHHFFPDSESVRDAEILPLVELTLDRDDPRQWYYALMDYGASLKRGRANPSRKSAHHVRQSPFRGSNREQRSLILRAILAEPGVPLGRLEEKLTLEGALLARNLAQLEREGFIRQEDGRFWIR
- a CDS encoding PAS domain S-box protein gives rise to the protein MPTKKKVLLALLLPFLACALQLLLWNYLQPFAYLLFYPAVYLSSRLGGKRAAVAATVISALLIIYVFIPPPFSLLLYQPSHLASVLVFVVMGILFGYLHERLQTALDGETDARAEASSSEAKLAEARIELLEMERRMAEERLQETEEQFRIMFMESSVGEARLEPVSGRFLKVNPAFCRMTGYQETELLDMDLFAVTHPEDRQTCRESLGSLGGSRREAVQTELGLLRRDGASIYCQTTLNLLPSGGGASSVLAVLQDVSARRQAEEALLKSEEKFSRAFAGNPAAIALSRFEDGIFLDVNETWEALTGYSREEAIGRSGRHIWPNRDDVERFLGQLRETGTLRGWEQEFLRKNGERFVAQLSSQLLTVGGERVILSTLVDITQLKQTEAALRDSENRFRTIFDHAPVAIGIAAVDDGRLMDVNPAWLRLLGFQREEVLGRTAQELGIYLDDETRGKIVAAIRAGNGFSQELQLKRNSGEVIDVLYAADVVVLEGIPCLLVMLSDVTVQKQAERALQKSKQDYQQLFQNMLEGFASCRLVREPSGAVDDFVFLNVNRALLQLTGVEELVGRRVSQVLPRVRETNAELIAACGRVADPGLPEHLEIYLAPLEQWWAVSLYSVEHGFFVALFDNITGRKREEMRRNATVELLRICNEAVNLDELMSRTGRFFRDLTGCRGIGIRLRSGDGYPYYHSIGLAEEQSDAGAGLCGLGAPGMVLPDAGEGTGLRCLCAEVLAGSAVGEGREQGSYWTSTGVRTAQGGAETVCRAESFQSLALIPLRSHGEMIGLFQFSDPAPGLMSGEKVALYEDLVDYIAISCSKLKADQALLEASQYNQQIIAGAQEGIIVYDRELRCQVWNPYMEHLTGLGAGEMLGRWPQEVIPALKESGVVALLAKSLEGEESSPVDFPFSVAQTGRSGWVTDTRAPLKDVQGGIIGVITTVRDITAERRLEEQLRQAQKMEAVGLLAGGVAHDFNNVLQVIMGYCSLLAADPKLDDPQKGEVEQILMSAERAAQLTKGLLAFSRKQVMEPRRINLCDIVQHVQKFLVRIIGEDITLKVVHCPRPDLPVIADSGHIEQVLINLATNARDAMAKGGTLTVGMEVAQVEAATETEFGPPEPGRYACVIMSDTGCGMDEETRGRIFEPFFTTKEVGKGTGLGMAIVYGIVKQHGGFINVYSEPDLGTTFRVYLPLAKDNDAAAATQVELPPPRGGTETLLLAEDDAEVRKLLLTILTRFGYTVIEAVDGQQAVDLFTVHRESIALVVMDLIMPRKNGMDAGVEIVQLKPGTKILYSSGYTSDFMERRGILDHGIQLIMKPVQPVQLLRKVREMLDG
- a CDS encoding acetyl-CoA hydrolase/transferase C-terminal domain-containing protein; its protein translation is MSELHNRIRKSSLHSRITTVDQVIPMFKNGMSLGWSGFTPAGYPKAVPIALADHVEKNQLQGKLRFNLFIGASVGVETEDRWASLDMIDRRWPYQTGKNIQAGINEGRIRMGDKHLSMFAQDLGYGFYTKDNGGRLDLAIIECSAITENGDLVLTASCGAVPEIVQIADKIIIEINTSIPNFEGLHDIVEPITPPNRLPYLICRVDDRAGSPYVRVDNDKIVAIVESDKADNGRAFSEQDDTSEAIAAHIIDFFSAEVKAGRLPKNLLPLQSGVGSIANAVIGGLANGPFTELKVWTEVLQDTMLDFFDSGKLDFASTVSLSFSVDGFKRFYGNWDKYSNKVMMRPLSIANHPEPIRRLGCIAMNTPVEFDIYAHANSTLVGGTRMINGIGGSGDFLRNAYLSIMHTPSARPTKTDPTGITCVVPHVPHVDHTEHDLDVLVTEQGLADLRGLDPKSRAKLIIQKCAHPDYKPLLADYFERAAHDCLGRKAGHEPQLLDRVFKMQVNLAKKGTMKIDNWDI